A single genomic interval of Sphingopyxis sp. CCNWLW2 harbors:
- a CDS encoding M16 family metallopeptidase, whose amino-acid sequence MTKSFVRRASTALSPFVFLIASTVPAWARETPATVAAPAAVNPQSEAAKAWNFAASDVPVDPNIVFGVLPNGMKYALLKNSTPKDSVVLRMRFAVGSFAEADDQRGLAHFLEHMAFNGSTNVPEGEMIKLLERKGLAFGADTNASTGFDETVYKLDLPNASDDLIDTGLMLMRETGGNLTIDPAAVDRERGIILSERRARDTYQLRSLIDQLDFQMKGMNVANRIPVGTEEVIRTAPASRLRDLYDRYYRPERATLVMVGDFDPAAVEAKIKARFADWKGVGPAGADPEIGNVDYKRAAAADDFVDPAIQDSVTIASFKQWVDEPDTKAKRARKLAENVGEAIVSRRLAKIALNEDSPILTGYFSDAEGWKKFDQITVGAVAKEGAWKEALALAEQEQRRAVEHGFTQAEVDEQLANRRTALRNAVAGVTTRRSEGLADALILAADGDFVLVRPETSQALFEATAPSLTAAAVTAAFQKRMEGFSAPLARVTAKKPIEGGADAILASLRASTQVAVAAPVEAANAVFAYDNFGTPGKIVSDERVDDLGIRRIRFANNVMLNIKTTDFQKDKVMLSLRVDGGNLLATRDDPTRVSLAGSLMLGGLEAHSLDDLRSILAGKTISPVFGTSTDAFGGSALTSPEDFAPQAKLMAAYLTHPGYRPDGLALIRRVLPQQYAANDATPAAVLGRDVGGILANNDPRSQTPPLEKVMALDWAQLKPVVADSFAHGAIEIGVVGDIGEQSAIDAIAATFGALPERRAAFEPRIDARIRQFATDRSERTLIHKGPAEQAELRVYWPARDDSDLAEAMQLTLLSRAMQLMLTEELREKLGESYSPGAAASLSDEFPGYGHLFAASNVDYKDLATTRAAIFAIAKELRDKPVDADLLDRARRPLVEAMVKSRRENSYWLNYVAEAASHADRLDRSRKGIGAVEAATPAELQALAKRYLVDDKALVIKAVSDKAGK is encoded by the coding sequence ATGACCAAATCCTTTGTCCGGCGCGCCTCGACCGCGCTGTCGCCCTTTGTCTTCCTCATCGCCAGCACCGTCCCGGCTTGGGCCAGGGAAACGCCCGCAACGGTTGCAGCGCCCGCGGCGGTCAATCCGCAGAGCGAAGCGGCCAAGGCGTGGAATTTCGCGGCGAGCGATGTCCCGGTCGATCCGAACATTGTCTTCGGCGTGCTGCCCAACGGGATGAAATATGCGCTGCTGAAAAACAGCACGCCCAAGGACAGCGTCGTGCTGCGCATGCGCTTTGCGGTCGGCAGCTTTGCCGAGGCGGACGACCAGCGCGGCCTCGCGCATTTCCTCGAACATATGGCGTTCAACGGATCGACCAATGTGCCCGAGGGCGAGATGATCAAGCTGCTCGAACGCAAGGGGCTGGCGTTCGGCGCCGACACCAACGCGTCGACCGGCTTTGATGAGACGGTCTACAAGCTCGACCTGCCCAACGCATCGGACGATCTGATCGACACCGGGCTGATGCTGATGCGCGAAACGGGGGGCAATCTCACCATCGATCCTGCCGCGGTCGACCGCGAGCGCGGGATCATCCTGTCCGAACGCCGCGCGCGCGACACCTATCAGCTGCGCAGCCTGATCGATCAGCTCGACTTCCAGATGAAGGGGATGAATGTCGCGAACCGCATCCCGGTCGGCACCGAGGAGGTGATCAGGACCGCCCCCGCATCGCGGCTCCGCGATCTCTACGACCGCTATTACCGTCCCGAACGCGCAACGCTGGTGATGGTCGGCGATTTCGACCCCGCGGCGGTTGAGGCGAAGATCAAGGCGCGCTTTGCGGACTGGAAGGGCGTCGGTCCCGCGGGCGCCGACCCCGAAATCGGCAACGTCGATTACAAGCGCGCCGCGGCGGCCGACGATTTCGTCGATCCGGCGATCCAGGATTCGGTGACGATCGCGAGCTTCAAGCAGTGGGTGGACGAGCCCGACACCAAGGCGAAACGCGCGCGCAAGCTCGCCGAGAATGTCGGCGAGGCGATCGTCAGCCGCCGGCTCGCCAAGATCGCGCTGAACGAGGATTCGCCGATCCTGACCGGCTATTTCAGCGATGCCGAAGGCTGGAAGAAATTCGACCAGATCACCGTCGGCGCGGTCGCCAAGGAAGGCGCGTGGAAGGAGGCGCTCGCGCTCGCCGAACAGGAGCAGCGCCGCGCCGTCGAACATGGCTTCACGCAAGCCGAGGTCGATGAACAGCTCGCGAACCGCCGCACCGCGCTCAGGAACGCCGTTGCCGGGGTGACGACGCGGCGCAGCGAAGGGCTTGCCGACGCGCTGATCTTGGCTGCCGATGGCGATTTCGTTCTCGTCCGGCCCGAAACCTCGCAGGCGTTGTTCGAGGCCACGGCGCCGTCGCTGACCGCCGCGGCGGTCACTGCGGCGTTCCAGAAGCGCATGGAAGGGTTCAGTGCCCCCCTCGCGCGCGTCACGGCGAAGAAGCCGATCGAGGGCGGCGCGGACGCGATCCTTGCCAGCTTGCGTGCCTCGACACAGGTCGCCGTTGCGGCGCCGGTTGAGGCCGCGAATGCCGTCTTCGCGTACGACAATTTCGGCACGCCCGGAAAAATCGTCAGCGACGAGCGTGTCGACGATCTCGGCATCCGCCGCATCCGCTTTGCCAACAACGTGATGCTCAACATCAAGACGACCGATTTCCAGAAGGACAAGGTCATGCTGTCGCTGCGCGTCGACGGCGGCAACCTGCTCGCGACGCGCGATGATCCGACCAGGGTGTCGCTCGCCGGTTCACTGATGTTGGGTGGCCTCGAGGCGCACAGCCTCGACGATCTGCGTTCGATCCTCGCGGGCAAGACGATCAGCCCGGTGTTCGGCACCTCCACCGACGCGTTTGGCGGATCGGCGCTGACCTCGCCCGAGGATTTCGCGCCGCAGGCCAAGCTGATGGCGGCATACCTCACGCACCCCGGCTATCGCCCTGACGGGCTTGCGCTGATCCGCCGTGTGCTGCCGCAGCAATATGCCGCGAACGATGCGACCCCGGCGGCGGTGCTCGGCCGCGACGTCGGCGGCATCCTCGCCAACAATGATCCGCGCTCGCAGACGCCGCCGCTTGAAAAGGTCATGGCGCTCGACTGGGCGCAGCTGAAGCCTGTCGTCGCCGACAGCTTTGCCCATGGCGCGATCGAGATCGGCGTCGTCGGCGATATCGGCGAACAGTCGGCGATCGATGCAATCGCGGCGACGTTCGGGGCGCTGCCTGAACGCCGCGCCGCTTTTGAACCGCGCATCGACGCGCGCATCCGCCAATTTGCGACCGACCGCAGCGAACGCACGCTGATCCACAAGGGGCCCGCCGAACAGGCGGAACTCCGCGTCTATTGGCCGGCGCGCGACGACAGCGACCTCGCCGAGGCGATGCAGCTCACCCTGCTGTCGCGCGCGATGCAGCTGATGCTGACCGAGGAGCTGCGCGAAAAGCTCGGCGAAAGCTACAGCCCCGGCGCCGCGGCTAGCCTGTCCGACGAATTCCCCGGCTATGGCCATCTCTTCGCCGCGAGCAATGTCGACTATAAGGATCTCGCGACCACGCGCGCGGCGATCTTCGCGATCGCGAAAGAACTGCGCGACAAGCCCGTCGACGCCGACCTGCTCGACCGCGCGCGGAGGCCGCTCGTCGAGGCGATGGTGAAATCGCGGCGTGAGAACAGCTATTGGCTGAACTATGTCGCCGAAGCCGCGAGCCACGCCGATCGCCTCGACCGCAGCCGCAAGGGGATCGGCGCGGTCGAGGCGGCGACGCCGGCCGAGTTGCAGGCGCTCGCGAAGCGCTACCTCGTCGACGACAAGGCGCTGGTGATCAAGGCGGTAAGCGACAAGGCGGGGAAGTAG